The Lacrimispora xylanolytica genome has a segment encoding these proteins:
- a CDS encoding DNA internalization-related competence protein ComEC/Rec2, with protein sequence MLALTSWLLIPAFFAAGMILYGYWRGKDTRWVFVPLIFFYLGMAWTCKYDRDWTRREECAKSLSKAFVEAEGKITTLEEKDGTLKIICKDNQVWKLGDKGERSGEGLSVNGLMVTVKDISEREKRGNSAGLQTLLVGQKVLIRGEGELFSRARNPGEFDSKSFYQVMDLDMKLYGEGIFILDSRKDPVLEGIRQVKLWIIGIFYRLTGEKEAGIFVAAVIGDKEGIPKEINDLYQKNGIAHLLAISGMHMSVIGLFFYRILRKTGLSYGFAGGVSSVAVILYGILTGGSPSVLRAVIMMVIAFLASYLGRTYDLLCSAALALLLLGLQSPLILMQGGVQLSFGAVFAIGGIMPMMVKWVGDDRPLVKGIATSIAIQLATLPVILYHFYQLPLYGILLNFIAIPLMDAVVYSGLAVIFIGSICPILGTAAAGLGNYILIFYEFACRCMEKLPYYNLTFGRPDSKRILAYLFFLSALFILFSITTNTNPGKKEEKPGFHSTSIRLLLLFFIYGSSILFFKPAPVNGLEATFLDVGQGDGILLRTGTSSVLIDGGSSSKKALGQYTLEPCLKNLGVPAIDYAFVSHGDLDHISGVRFLLEESKDVSIKTILLPYHGKEDEAIQNLESLANRRGTKVRYLAAGETFQVEGLEISCLYPEIKDTPDNVNEQSEVLKMDFGDCHMLFTGDMGEKGEMQLLERYRSQLSQINVLKTAHHGSKYSSCGAFLDVVSPSWAVISYGENNTYGHPHQEVMDRLEERRVRVFETAKSGAIRLWTDGQDIHFSGFVDEE encoded by the coding sequence TTGCTGGCTCTGACATCATGGCTTTTGATTCCGGCTTTTTTTGCTGCCGGAATGATTCTTTATGGTTATTGGAGAGGCAAAGATACCCGTTGGGTGTTTGTGCCTCTCATTTTTTTCTATCTGGGTATGGCTTGGACTTGCAAATATGACAGAGACTGGACAAGGAGAGAGGAATGCGCCAAAAGCCTTTCGAAGGCATTTGTGGAAGCAGAGGGAAAAATTACAACTCTGGAAGAAAAAGATGGAACTTTAAAGATCATATGTAAGGACAATCAGGTCTGGAAGCTGGGAGATAAAGGGGAACGAAGCGGTGAGGGCTTATCCGTGAATGGCCTTATGGTGACGGTAAAGGATATCTCTGAGCGGGAGAAACGTGGCAATTCCGCTGGTCTTCAGACACTTTTAGTGGGGCAGAAGGTCTTGATTCGAGGTGAGGGAGAACTTTTTTCCAGAGCCAGAAATCCAGGTGAGTTTGATTCTAAATCCTTCTATCAGGTAATGGACCTGGATATGAAGCTATATGGCGAAGGAATTTTCATCCTGGATAGCCGGAAGGATCCTGTTCTTGAAGGAATCCGTCAGGTTAAGCTGTGGATTATAGGGATATTTTACAGGCTCACAGGGGAAAAGGAAGCCGGAATCTTTGTAGCCGCTGTCATTGGTGATAAGGAAGGAATACCAAAGGAGATCAATGATCTTTATCAGAAGAATGGCATTGCCCATCTTTTAGCTATCAGCGGAATGCATATGTCGGTAATCGGACTTTTCTTTTACCGGATACTTAGAAAAACTGGACTATCCTATGGTTTTGCAGGTGGGGTCAGTTCTGTGGCAGTCATTCTTTATGGAATCCTGACCGGAGGTTCACCGTCTGTTTTAAGAGCCGTAATTATGATGGTCATAGCATTTTTAGCCTCCTATCTTGGAAGGACTTATGATCTTCTTTGTTCCGCAGCCTTAGCCCTCCTTCTTTTAGGGCTTCAATCTCCACTAATCCTGATGCAGGGAGGTGTGCAGTTATCCTTTGGTGCCGTGTTTGCCATTGGAGGAATCATGCCAATGATGGTAAAGTGGGTGGGGGATGACAGACCACTTGTGAAGGGGATAGCCACATCCATTGCCATACAGTTAGCCACGCTTCCGGTTATTCTTTATCATTTCTATCAGCTGCCCCTTTACGGGATCTTACTAAATTTTATAGCCATACCTCTTATGGATGCGGTGGTATATTCTGGTTTGGCTGTCATATTTATTGGCAGTATCTGTCCGATTCTTGGAACAGCGGCAGCAGGTCTGGGAAATTACATTCTTATTTTCTATGAGTTTGCTTGCAGATGTATGGAAAAGCTTCCCTATTATAATCTGACCTTTGGAAGACCAGATTCTAAGCGGATTCTAGCCTATCTTTTCTTTTTATCAGCTCTTTTTATTCTCTTTTCTATCACAACGAATACAAATCCTGGGAAGAAGGAAGAAAAACCAGGGTTTCATTCTACCTCAATACGCCTGTTGCTTTTATTCTTTATCTATGGAAGCAGTATCCTGTTCTTTAAACCAGCGCCCGTAAATGGATTGGAAGCTACTTTCCTGGACGTAGGGCAGGGAGATGGAATTCTTCTTCGCACCGGAACCTCTTCCGTGCTCATAGATGGGGGAAGTTCATCAAAAAAGGCTCTTGGTCAATATACCCTGGAGCCGTGCCTTAAAAACCTGGGGGTTCCAGCCATTGACTATGCCTTTGTCAGCCATGGAGATCTAGATCATATCAGTGGTGTTCGTTTTCTGCTGGAAGAAAGCAAAGACGTATCCATAAAAACCATCCTGCTTCCTTACCACGGCAAAGAAGATGAAGCAATACAAAACCTTGAGTCACTGGCAAACAGGAGAGGAACGAAAGTAAGATATTTAGCTGCCGGAGAGACATTTCAAGTGGAAGGCTTAGAGATTTCATGCCTTTATCCAGAAATTAAGGATACTCCTGATAATGTAAATGAACAGTCTGAAGTTCTCAAAATGGACTTTGGAGATTGTCATATGTTATTTACCGGAGATATGGGAGAAAAAGGAGAGATGCAGCTTCTGGAGCGTTACAGGAGTCAGTTATCTCAGATCAATGTGCTGAAAACCGCTCACCATGGCTCTAAATATTCGTCCTGCGGGGCATTTCTTGATGTGGTTTCTCCCAGTTGGGCAGTCATCTCCTATGGGGAAAATAATACGTATGGACATCCTCATCAGGAAGTAATGGATCGATTGGAAGAGAGGCGGGTCCGTGTATTTGAAACAGCCAAAAGCGGTGCGATTCGTCTGTGGACTGACGGACAAGACATTCATTTTTCCGGCTTCGTTGACGAGGAGTGA
- a CDS encoding phage tail tube protein, with the protein MSNITMNAWDAISAAKAECFITIENERYNFMQALKLEAKIEKVKSEIPILGRAMKGNKTVGMKGTGSATFHYNTSIFRDILYKYQQSGKDVYFDIQVTNEDPTSSVGRQTIILKDCNLNGGLLTKFDATGEYLEDEFEFTFESWEMPERFGKIAGMQ; encoded by the coding sequence ATGAGCAATATTACAATGAACGCATGGGACGCTATCAGCGCAGCGAAAGCAGAATGTTTTATCACAATTGAAAATGAGCGTTACAATTTTATGCAGGCTTTAAAGCTGGAGGCAAAAATTGAAAAGGTAAAATCCGAAATCCCGATTTTAGGACGGGCCATGAAAGGAAACAAAACGGTTGGAATGAAGGGGACTGGTTCCGCTACCTTCCATTATAACACCAGCATTTTCCGTGATATTTTATACAAGTATCAGCAGTCTGGAAAGGATGTTTATTTTGATATCCAGGTAACCAACGAAGATCCAACCTCCAGCGTAGGCAGACAGACCATTATATTAAAGGATTGTAACTTAAATGGCGGCCTATTAACTAAATTTGATGCTACCGGAGAATACCTGGAAGATGAATTTGAGTTTACTTTTGAAAGCTGGGAAATGCCAGAACGTTTCGGAAAAATCGCAGGAATGCAGTAA
- a CDS encoding DUF6774 domain-containing protein, with translation MQSCELVLFISSLACCIAKDKTDEEIALLSCIFSQLGDTLGTISAQEALCCCDDDDDDKDPCCCED, from the coding sequence ATGCAGTCCTGTGAACTTGTCTTGTTCATATCCTCTTTGGCGTGTTGCATTGCCAAAGATAAGACCGATGAGGAAATCGCACTGCTGAGCTGCATTTTTTCACAGCTTGGTGATACCCTGGGAACAATCTCCGCGCAGGAGGCGTTATGCTGCTGTGATGATGACGATGATGATAAAGATCCATGCTGTTGCGAAGATTAA
- a CDS encoding sensor histidine kinase: MFPLKFFKMKHTISLRATLILAFLLIGSIPVFIQSPVMLGSYKQNLIDSRMQDIQNQCWILSNKMTRSGYLTSEPKDPLLDNEMSVKADMFNGRIVIVNRSFRIIGDTFSLSLGKINVSEEVIRCFGGENSNKYNSEKRYSALTIPIYSNSQDKEIDGVMIVTASTEDLLNRVSQVSEKGSLLNIMIISILAIIAVILAKLVMKPFRDLQRLLNRASEGNMDEPISSHAYKETMEITDSINQTLKKLKAVDQSREEFVSNVSHELKTPITSIRVLADSLIGMEDAPVELYREFMGDISVEIERESKIIDDLLALVRMDKTSGGNLNIAQVNINGLLELILKRLRPIAGKRNVELIFESIREVTADVDEMKLSLALSNLVENAIKYNIESGWVRVTLDADHKFFYVKVADSGIGIPEEFQEHVFERFYRVDKARSRETGGTGLGLSITKKIILMHQGALKLQSKDGEGTTFTVRIPLTYIS; the protein is encoded by the coding sequence ATGTTTCCGTTAAAGTTTTTTAAGATGAAACACACCATTAGCCTGAGAGCCACCTTAATTCTTGCTTTTTTGCTCATTGGCAGTATACCTGTATTTATTCAGAGTCCGGTGATGCTGGGCTCTTATAAGCAGAATCTCATTGATTCCAGAATGCAGGATATTCAAAACCAGTGCTGGATATTAAGCAATAAGATGACCAGGAGCGGATATCTTACCTCGGAACCAAAGGATCCTCTCCTGGATAATGAGATGTCTGTGAAAGCAGATATGTTTAATGGAAGAATCGTGATTGTAAACCGGAGCTTTCGGATCATTGGAGATACATTTTCCTTATCTCTTGGTAAGATAAATGTGTCAGAAGAGGTGATTCGGTGCTTTGGAGGGGAAAACAGCAATAAATACAATTCTGAAAAGCGATATTCTGCTCTTACCATTCCAATCTATTCCAACAGTCAGGATAAAGAGATTGACGGTGTCATGATAGTAACTGCTTCCACGGAAGATCTTCTTAACCGGGTTTCCCAGGTATCGGAAAAAGGATCCTTACTGAATATAATGATTATATCCATTCTGGCCATTATAGCGGTCATTTTGGCTAAGCTGGTCATGAAGCCATTTAGAGACCTTCAACGTCTGTTAAATCGTGCTTCCGAAGGAAATATGGATGAGCCAATCAGCTCTCATGCATACAAAGAGACCATGGAAATTACAGATTCCATCAATCAGACTTTAAAGAAGCTAAAAGCAGTGGACCAGTCCAGGGAAGAATTTGTATCTAACGTTTCCCATGAGCTTAAAACGCCTATTACCTCCATTCGGGTGCTTGCAGATTCTCTCATAGGGATGGAGGATGCTCCGGTGGAGCTTTACAGGGAATTCATGGGTGATATTTCTGTGGAAATCGAGCGGGAAAGCAAGATTATCGACGACCTGCTGGCTCTTGTTCGAATGGATAAGACATCTGGGGGCAATTTAAACATCGCCCAGGTGAATATCAATGGGCTTTTGGAGCTGATCTTAAAAAGGCTGAGACCCATTGCAGGAAAACGAAATGTGGAGCTGATTTTTGAGAGCATCCGAGAGGTGACGGCTGATGTAGATGAGATGAAGCTGTCCCTGGCTCTCAGTAATCTTGTGGAAAATGCTATTAAGTATAATATTGAAAGCGGCTGGGTTCGTGTAACCTTGGATGCAGACCACAAGTTTTTCTATGTTAAGGTGGCTGACTCCGGCATTGGTATCCCGGAGGAATTTCAGGAGCATGTATTTGAACGGTTCTACCGGGTAGATAAAGCGAGATCCAGAGAAACCGGCGGAACCGGCCTTGGCCTTTCTATTACAAAGAAGATTATATTAATGCACCAGGGAGCCTTAAAGCTTCAAAGCAAGGACGGAGAGGGAACAACCTTTACGGTGCGAATTCCTCTTACCTATATTTCATAG
- a CDS encoding helix-turn-helix domain-containing protein, with amino-acid sequence MEIGQIIKRRREELGISQEELALKAGYKSRSSINKIEVDGRGLPQSKIEAIAKALKTTPTYLMGWENDTASAFDYVNNCFGVDAGEMLQNFNRMNEKGQKEALKRVREMVHIPEYIKEPSNIRTIRPKDKSYLLPVASHERTDIEVTEDMKRHDDAFFDE; translated from the coding sequence ATGGAAATAGGTCAGATCATTAAACGGAGGCGGGAGGAGCTTGGCATTTCCCAGGAGGAACTGGCGTTAAAGGCAGGCTACAAATCCCGCTCTTCCATTAATAAAATCGAGGTTGACGGCCGGGGGCTTCCCCAGTCAAAGATAGAGGCGATTGCAAAAGCATTAAAGACCACCCCCACTTATTTAATGGGCTGGGAGAATGATACTGCTTCTGCGTTCGATTATGTCAATAACTGTTTTGGTGTTGATGCCGGGGAGATGTTACAGAATTTCAACCGCATGAATGAAAAGGGTCAAAAAGAAGCGTTAAAGCGTGTCAGGGAAATGGTACACATACCTGAATACATCAAAGAGCCAAGTAATATAAGAACCATTCGTCCTAAGGACAAGTCTTATCTTTTACCCGTGGCCTCTCATGAAAGAACGGACATTGAAGTGACCGAAGACATGAAGAGACACGATGATGCATTTTTTGATGAATAA
- a CDS encoding phage tail sheath family protein, with translation MLGGGNFTVQNKVFPGAYINFVNSVSARASLGNRGVAAIPMILSWGPEKQVFEVTSEEFQKNAKEIFGFSSDDEAMLPVRELFRNMTKGIFYRLNGGAYGSNDYATAKYSGDRGNSLMTVITKNVDDGKKFDVKTLFDGREVDSQTVLTASELKDNSYITFKKEASLAETAGSAFVGGTNGSNVTGEDYAAFLETIESTSFQVLCCPSTDDKVKALFAAFTERLRDEAGIKFQTVLHQYAKADHEGIISVENETEESASGLVYWVTGAEAACEINKTNENRIYDGEYSVKVPYTQTQLANGMKEGKFLFHRVGTDIRVLTDVNTLVTYTAEKGEDFSNNQTIRILDQIGNDIASLFNTRYLGKISNDAAGRVSLWNDIVTYGKQLAVLRAIEALDSEAITVEKGEGRRSVVVNFPVQPVNCMSILYMTVVVS, from the coding sequence ATGTTAGGTGGAGGAAATTTTACAGTTCAGAATAAGGTGTTTCCAGGTGCGTATATCAATTTCGTAAACAGCGTTTCAGCCAGGGCTTCTTTAGGAAACAGAGGAGTAGCAGCGATTCCCATGATTCTTTCCTGGGGACCGGAAAAACAGGTATTTGAGGTGACCTCAGAAGAATTTCAGAAGAACGCAAAGGAGATCTTTGGTTTTTCTTCAGATGATGAAGCCATGCTTCCAGTCAGAGAACTTTTCAGAAATATGACAAAAGGAATCTTCTATCGTTTAAATGGAGGCGCTTATGGTTCTAATGACTATGCAACAGCCAAATATTCCGGAGATCGGGGCAACAGCCTTATGACTGTCATTACAAAAAATGTAGATGACGGAAAGAAATTTGATGTGAAAACATTATTTGACGGCAGAGAGGTAGATTCCCAGACCGTTTTAACCGCATCTGAATTAAAGGACAATTCCTATATCACCTTTAAAAAGGAAGCGTCTCTGGCCGAGACAGCCGGCAGTGCATTTGTCGGAGGCACCAATGGAAGCAATGTAACAGGAGAAGATTATGCAGCATTTCTTGAAACGATTGAAAGTACTTCCTTCCAGGTTCTTTGCTGCCCATCGACCGATGATAAAGTGAAAGCACTGTTTGCAGCCTTTACAGAACGTCTAAGAGATGAAGCCGGTATTAAATTCCAGACTGTGTTACATCAATATGCTAAGGCGGATCATGAAGGAATTATTTCTGTGGAAAATGAAACAGAGGAATCTGCATCCGGGCTTGTTTACTGGGTAACAGGTGCAGAAGCTGCCTGTGAAATCAACAAAACCAATGAGAACAGAATCTATGACGGTGAGTACAGCGTAAAGGTCCCTTATACACAGACTCAGCTTGCCAATGGTATGAAAGAAGGAAAATTCCTTTTCCACAGAGTCGGAACAGATATCAGGGTTCTCACTGATGTAAATACCCTGGTTACCTATACTGCGGAAAAAGGAGAGGATTTCTCCAATAACCAGACTATCAGAATTTTGGACCAGATTGGAAATGACATCGCTTCCTTATTTAATACCCGCTATCTTGGAAAAATCTCCAATGATGCAGCAGGAAGAGTAAGTCTTTGGAATGATATTGTTACATACGGAAAACAGTTGGCGGTCTTACGGGCCATTGAGGCTCTTGATTCAGAAGCAATTACTGTTGAAAAGGGAGAAGGCAGACGGTCCGTTGTTGTTAATTTCCCGGTTCAGCCGGTTAACTGTATGAGCATTTTATATATGACAGTCGTTGTATCTTAA
- the holA gene encoding DNA polymerase III subunit delta, producing the protein MQTLAQDIKENRFKSVYLLYGEEVFLKNSYKNQLKASITQGDTVNFNQFEGKGIDVRELISLSDTMPFFADKRLILVEDSGFFKSPSEELTTYLPQVPETTCIIFVESEVDKRSKMFKKVKEIGYACEMERQDLNQLAKWAGTLLAREGKKITGNTMELFLHKTGDDMENIKMELEKLISYTLGREVIEARDVETICTERVTNKIFDMVAAIVNRQTRKAMDLYEDLLTLKEPPMRILFLIARQFNQLLQVKELMGKGMDKAGIASKLKIPPFAAGKLMPQARSFSKEDILSYVDLCVDAEESVKTGRLGDRMAVELLITKKY; encoded by the coding sequence ATGCAGACGTTAGCTCAGGATATAAAAGAAAACCGCTTTAAATCGGTTTATTTATTATATGGGGAAGAAGTATTTTTAAAGAACAGCTATAAAAATCAGCTGAAGGCTTCCATTACACAAGGCGATACCGTTAATTTCAACCAGTTTGAAGGAAAAGGAATTGATGTGAGGGAGCTTATCAGCTTGTCAGACACCATGCCGTTTTTCGCGGATAAGCGGTTGATTCTTGTTGAGGACAGCGGATTTTTCAAAAGTCCGTCAGAGGAACTGACTACTTATCTGCCTCAGGTTCCAGAAACCACCTGTATTATTTTTGTGGAATCAGAGGTGGACAAGCGGAGCAAGATGTTTAAAAAGGTGAAGGAAATCGGATATGCCTGTGAAATGGAGCGTCAGGATTTAAATCAGCTTGCCAAATGGGCTGGCACCCTTCTTGCCAGAGAAGGAAAAAAAATCACTGGAAATACCATGGAATTGTTTCTTCATAAAACCGGAGATGATATGGAAAATATCAAGATGGAATTAGAAAAGCTGATCAGCTATACCTTAGGACGTGAGGTCATCGAGGCGCGAGATGTGGAGACGATTTGTACCGAGCGGGTCACCAATAAGATTTTTGATATGGTGGCTGCCATTGTAAACAGACAGACAAGAAAAGCTATGGATTTATATGAGGATCTGCTGACCTTAAAAGAGCCTCCTATGAGGATTTTGTTTCTCATTGCAAGACAGTTCAATCAGTTACTACAGGTAAAGGAGCTGATGGGAAAAGGGATGGATAAAGCCGGTATTGCTTCCAAGCTTAAGATTCCTCCCTTTGCAGCAGGAAAGCTGATGCCTCAGGCAAGATCATTTTCCAAGGAAGATATACTTTCCTATGTTGATCTTTGCGTGGATGCAGAGGAATCGGTAAAAACCGGACGTTTGGGAGATCGAATGGCAGTGGAGCTATTGATTACCAAAAAGTATTAA
- a CDS encoding phage tail assembly chaperone, translating into MGDLSCFLSQNAVKADREKYVASKRFLGADKKPVEWEIKAITSKEDEDLRKECTKRVPVSGKKGQYTQETDFNLYLGKLASECTVYPNLNDKALQDSYHVMGADALLKAMLTAGEYAGYLEKIQQVNGFDSTMEEQVEEAKN; encoded by the coding sequence ATGGGAGATTTAAGCTGTTTTTTAAGTCAGAATGCAGTAAAGGCAGATCGTGAAAAATATGTGGCATCCAAACGTTTTCTGGGAGCGGATAAGAAGCCGGTAGAATGGGAAATCAAGGCTATTACCTCTAAGGAAGATGAGGATTTAAGAAAAGAATGTACAAAAAGAGTTCCCGTATCCGGCAAAAAAGGCCAGTACACTCAGGAAACAGACTTTAACTTATATCTTGGAAAGCTGGCATCAGAATGTACCGTTTATCCAAATTTAAATGATAAAGCATTACAGGATTCTTACCACGTCATGGGCGCTGATGCGCTGTTAAAGGCTATGCTGACAGCCGGAGAGTACGCTGGCTATCTGGAGAAAATCCAGCAGGTCAACGGCTTTGACAGCACCATGGAAGAACAGGTAGAAGAAGCAAAAAACTAA
- a CDS encoding ImmA/IrrE family metallo-endopeptidase, translating into MNYEALIEEAELVGITIKERPLKANDGRIRGEKILIRQNMPDCKKACVLAEELGHYYTTVGDISDQSEVSNQKQERTARLWAYNKMITLDKLVAAKDAGCRNGYEIAEYLDVTEDFLYEAIHCYQAKYGKGFQKDDYLILFEPFNIYKLMD; encoded by the coding sequence TTGAATTATGAAGCATTGATTGAAGAAGCTGAATTAGTTGGAATTACGATTAAAGAAAGGCCGCTTAAGGCCAATGATGGTCGGATCAGGGGGGAGAAAATCCTGATCCGGCAGAATATGCCGGACTGCAAAAAGGCCTGCGTCCTGGCAGAGGAACTTGGACATTATTACACCACCGTAGGAGATATTTCAGATCAGTCTGAAGTTTCCAATCAGAAGCAGGAACGAACTGCAAGACTTTGGGCCTATAATAAGATGATTACCTTAGATAAACTGGTAGCGGCTAAGGATGCGGGATGCCGAAATGGTTATGAAATTGCTGAATATTTAGATGTAACCGAAGATTTTTTATATGAAGCCATTCATTGCTACCAGGCAAAGTACGGCAAGGGGTTCCAAAAGGACGATTACCTGATTCTTTTTGAACCATTTAATATTTATAAGTTAATGGATTGA
- a CDS encoding GerMN domain-containing protein produces MKKQKFMVFLLLVCLLFLTGCKGRRDIGGDTTGNVYKIYYLNSAMTRLEPQDYTMPEKTSESDDTQLDWEIVKLMEQLKTVPKDLDRQAAVPDKVGFEKYKLEDKVLYLYFDNNYSMMNSTREILCRASLVRTLTQIKGVDYVAVYTADQPLMDSAGSPVRPMANSDFIDNISNVNSYEKTELVLYFANSTGDKLERETREVVHSVNTSLEKLIVEQLIAGPSRVGMNPTLPKETKLLNVSVNDNVCYINFDSTFLNNTLEVKEYIPIYSIVNSLAAVTSINKVQITVNGSQEFMFRDSISLNQLFERNLDYNAENAGTEKEGETETETGGKQQ; encoded by the coding sequence ATGAAGAAACAAAAATTTATGGTATTTCTCCTCCTGGTCTGCCTTCTCTTCTTGACAGGATGCAAGGGAAGAAGGGATATAGGAGGAGATACAACTGGTAACGTATATAAGATTTATTACTTAAATTCGGCAATGACGAGACTGGAGCCTCAGGATTATACCATGCCTGAAAAAACGTCTGAAAGTGATGATACCCAGTTAGATTGGGAAATCGTAAAACTCATGGAACAGTTAAAAACGGTACCAAAGGATTTGGACCGTCAGGCCGCTGTTCCGGACAAGGTAGGATTTGAAAAATACAAGCTGGAGGATAAGGTCCTCTATCTGTATTTTGACAACAATTATTCCATGATGAACAGCACCAGGGAGATCCTTTGCAGAGCGTCCCTGGTAAGGACACTGACCCAGATCAAGGGAGTAGATTATGTTGCAGTCTACACCGCAGATCAGCCCCTTATGGATAGCGCAGGAAGTCCAGTAAGGCCCATGGCCAATTCAGATTTTATTGATAACATCAGCAACGTGAACTCCTATGAAAAGACAGAGCTTGTGCTGTATTTTGCAAATAGCACAGGGGATAAGCTGGAAAGGGAGACGAGAGAGGTGGTCCACAGCGTGAATACCTCTTTGGAGAAGCTGATTGTAGAACAGCTCATTGCCGGCCCCAGCCGTGTGGGAATGAATCCCACGCTGCCCAAAGAAACAAAGCTGTTAAATGTATCTGTAAACGATAATGTTTGTTATATCAATTTTGATTCCACATTTTTAAATAATACTCTGGAAGTAAAAGAGTACATTCCGATTTACTCCATCGTAAACTCTCTGGCTGCTGTGACCTCTATAAACAAGGTGCAGATTACGGTAAATGGCTCTCAGGAATTTATGTTCCGGGATTCCATTTCCTTAAATCAGCTGTTTGAGCGTAACCTTGATTATAACGCGGAGAATGCAGGAACAGAGAAAGAGGGAGAAACAGAAACCGAAACAGGAGGAAAACAACAATAA
- a CDS encoding phage tail terminator family protein translates to MYNEILDAVMKKLGDLFPETKVSADPLGEGELSPYFEVRITDSEEKPVNGNRYLRNISISIMYHPKESQDAFRERNNVLDALMDNLEYITTADGSLIRGSMRTAKNEEKYLNFLTEYHIHVLKSARAEESMEDIELN, encoded by the coding sequence GTGTACAACGAAATTTTGGATGCAGTTATGAAAAAGCTTGGTGACTTATTCCCAGAAACAAAAGTCTCAGCAGACCCCTTGGGGGAGGGGGAGCTCAGTCCTTATTTTGAGGTAAGGATTACGGATTCAGAAGAAAAGCCGGTCAATGGAAACCGCTATTTGCGAAACATAAGCATTTCCATCATGTATCACCCCAAAGAGTCCCAAGATGCTTTCAGAGAAAGAAACAATGTACTGGATGCATTAATGGACAACTTAGAATACATAACAACAGCCGACGGTTCTTTAATCAGGGGAAGCATGAGAACAGCAAAAAATGAGGAAAAATACTTAAACTTCCTCACAGAGTATCATATACATGTCTTAAAATCTGCCAGGGCAGAAGAATCCATGGAAGACATAGAACTAAATTGA
- a CDS encoding DegV family protein, with amino-acid sequence MKVAILTDSNSGITQKQGEEAGIHVIPMPFMMGGETYYEDITLTQDEFYEKLEEGVDISTSQPSPADLMDVWNKLLEDHDEVVHIPMSSGLSSSCQTAMMLAEDYEGKVFVVNNQRISVTLRESALEAKRMADAGMSGSAIKEKLEETKMDSTIYITLDTLEYLKKGGRITPAAALLGSFLRIKPVLTIQGEKLDAFAKARTTKQAKSMMIAAAKKDMEERFSDPKGIRTSIAVVHSHNEAAALEFKQELEEIFPETGEIYVDHLSLSISCHIGPGALAITCTKKLEL; translated from the coding sequence ATGAAAGTAGCAATATTAACTGACAGCAACAGCGGAATCACCCAAAAGCAGGGAGAGGAAGCTGGAATTCATGTGATACCAATGCCTTTTATGATGGGCGGAGAGACATATTATGAAGATATCACATTAACTCAAGATGAATTTTATGAAAAGCTGGAGGAGGGAGTGGATATTTCCACCTCACAGCCGTCTCCTGCAGACCTTATGGATGTCTGGAATAAGCTTCTGGAAGACCACGATGAAGTGGTTCACATTCCCATGTCAAGCGGTTTAAGCAGCTCCTGCCAGACTGCTATGATGCTTGCGGAAGATTACGAGGGCAAGGTGTTTGTAGTCAACAACCAGAGAATCTCCGTTACATTAAGAGAGTCAGCCCTGGAGGCAAAAAGAATGGCAGATGCAGGTATGAGCGGCAGTGCCATTAAAGAAAAACTGGAAGAAACGAAGATGGATTCCACTATCTATATTACTCTGGATACCCTGGAATATTTAAAAAAGGGTGGAAGAATCACCCCGGCAGCCGCCCTTCTTGGTTCCTTTCTTAGAATCAAGCCAGTTCTTACCATTCAGGGAGAGAAGCTGGATGCCTTTGCAAAGGCAAGAACCACAAAGCAGGCTAAGAGCATGATGATTGCCGCTGCCAAAAAGGATATGGAAGAACGCTTTTCAGACCCCAAAGGGATTCGTACCAGTATAGCTGTAGTTCATTCCCATAATGAAGCAGCTGCCCTGGAATTTAAACAGGAGCTGGAAGAAATATTTCCAGAGACCGGTGAGATTTATGTGGATCATTTATCCTTAAGCATTTCCTGCCATATTGGCCCTGGTGCTCTTGCTATCACCTGTACAAAAAAGCTGGAACTATGA